The following nucleotide sequence is from Borrelia sp. A-FGy1.
ATAGAGCAGACTGCACAAAATTTGCGTCTTCATCTTTATATTTATTAACAATATCATCAATTACCTTCTGTTTTAAATCTAAATCTCTTTGCTTTTGATTCAGCTCAGCCTCAAGTTTATTCAAACTGTTTTCCTTTTCTTTTAACTCTTCCCTTAGTTTTTCAACTTGTTGATTCTTAATATCAATAGCTTCTCTTTCTTTTATCATCCTAATCTCATCAAGGCTAATATGTGTATCTCCAAAAGACTGCATATTTTCGCTAAAAAACAAATTCTTTATATATAATGGAAAGTAATCTCTAACCCTATATATTCCAAATAAATCAATTAAAAAAAATGAAAGCCAAATGAAAAAAACAATCAAAAAAAGCCAAAAAAATAATCTAGATAAAAACGATAAAATACTATTCATTATTAGTCCCTAATTTTTTATAAACTTCATAGTTAATATATTCATCTAAAAATGAACTTTCTTTTTTTTCTTTCTCCTTAATTATAGTATCATTTAAAATTTTTATTAATATTTTGATCCTCTTTTCTTCTTTATAATTTTCTAAATAAGCACTATGATATTTATCATATTCACTTTTTAACTTTACAAGACTCTTTAATTTTTCTCTCTTTTTATAAATTAAAAAATCTAAACAACTCTTTTTATAAAGAATATCTACATTATTTAGTTCTTTTATATAGTTAGGAATTGCATCAATAAATTTTTCTATTTTTAAAATATCGTCATTTATATTCATTAAATTAATTTCACTAAATTTCTTATTATAAGTTTTAACAACTAATATTTTTTCAAATTTTTTCTTTTTAAAAATTAAATCAATCAAGACAATATTTCCCTTATCTCATTATCTAAATTTTCATATTCAAATTCTTCTTGCATTTCCTGAGAAACAAAGTCAATAATCTTTGAATACTTG
It contains:
- a CDS encoding flagellar protein — translated: MNSILSFLSRLFFWLFLIVFFIWLSFFLIDLFGIYRVRDYFPLYIKNLFFSENMQSFGDTHISLDEIRMIKEREAIDIKNQQVEKLREELKEKENSLNKLEAELNQKQRDLDLKQKVIDDIVNKYKDEDANFVQSALYLMNMPPEDAVRRLEELNDEIAISYMRKVEDVSKREGRVSIVPYWLSLMDAKRAAVLMRKMSVGSLE
- a CDS encoding flagellar protein FlbA, translating into MIDLIFKKKKFEKILVVKTYNKKFSEINLMNINDDILKIEKFIDAIPNYIKELNNVDILYKKSCLDFLIYKKREKLKSLVKLKSEYDKYHSAYLENYKEEKRIKILIKILNDTIIKEKEKKESSFLDEYINYEVYKKLGTNNE